CGCCATCACCAAGTTCAGTTACCCTGGCCTCCTCACTGCCCTACAATACTTGACATCCGTGGTTGGAGTTTGGAGCCTTGGGAAGCTCGGTTTCCTCTACCATGAGCCTTTCAACTTCCAGACTGCCAAAAAGTATGCGCCTGCTGCTCTTGTCTTCTACCTCGCCATATTCACCAACACCCACCTCCTGAAGCATGCCAATGTCGATACATTTATAGTGTTCAGATCCTTGACCCCTCTGCTGGTTGCTGTCGCTGACACCACCTTCCGAAAGCAGCCATGTCCTTCAAAGCTCACATTCTTGTCCCTGGTGATTATCTTAGGAGGCGCGGTTGGCTATGTGATGACAGATTCAGGGTTCACCCTCACGGCGTACTCGTGGGCAGTTGCTTATCTGATCACCATAACTACTGAAATGGTGTACATAAAGCACATGGTGACTAACCTGGGTCTCAGCACATGGGGCTTTGTGATCTACAACAATCTTCTTTCACTGCTAATGGCCCCCGTGTTTGGGGTTCTGACGGGTGAGCACCTGTCCATCTTCAGAGCCATTGAATCAAGGGGCCAAGGCTGGTTCGAACTTGACGCGTTTGTTGCTGTGTCACTGTCCTGCGTGTTCGGGGTGCTCATTAGCTTCTTTGGTTTCGCGGCAAGGAAAGCTGTCTCTGCCACGGCGTTTACAGTGACGGGGGTCGTCAACAAGTTCCTGACAGTTGCAATCAATGTTATGATCTGGGACAAGCACGCAAATGCATTTGGTTTGGTTTGCTTGCTCTTCACTCTGGCAGGTGGGATACTCTATCAGCAGTCTGTCAAAAGTAAAGGAAGTGCTCCAGCACATCGTGAGGCTGTAGCTAACAAAggccgtggtgacgatgatgaagctgagtttgatccGGAGAAGCAAAGCTTAGTTTCGTCTCCAAAGGACTCAGATGCCTGATACATGTTGTTTAGCAGGTACTCAGTTTTGTCCTTTTGTCTACAACAGACACCGAGTCTTCAAAACTTGTTATAACTATGTAATACAGACAATTCAGGACGTGTTTTGTTGTTGAAGGATGGCACACACTCACATCACAAGTTACACACTAGAATTATTTTTGTTCCCATCGTCTTATTCCCGGTTGTTTATGCAACTACTATTGTGTTGTTTACTAAAATCATCTGCCTTTTTTCATGAACATGTAGTCGTTTAGTGATGTCTATTGGCTCTCCTTATATAGAAGGGTTTCTGCTGTCTACAGCAGCAACAACTCTGTACACTGCATATTATTGGTAGAGAAATCACCTCAACAGTTTACAGCAGTATCGGTTAATCATTTGCAGCGTAAACCTCAGTCTTTTTGAGTTGATGGTTTTTCCGGCGATGTAGAATTGTTGAGTACTCTCTTTTACAATACTTTAGTCGCATAGTAATATTGCTTTTATGCTATCAGCTTCATGCATTGGTACTTTACTCCCATAGTATATCTCTTTGGTGGAGTGGCGGTGTACATAATTTTGAACATTTTATATATTTAGCTGCAGACCTGCAGTGAAGTGAGTTTCCTGGCTCTTAATACTATCTGGACAGCTGTCCAAATGAATAGACCATGACGACTAAGTTTACGTACCGAAAAAAGGTTTCCCCTGCTTTGCATTCCAAAACAACCAACACCGAATACAAATATCGCTGTGGCGAGCAGCACAACAcaccaaaagaaaaagaagaagaaacaaaagcCAACCACGGCAGCTTGGCAAAGCACGGATGACCCGCCACCGCGGCGCCCACCGGATACAGACCACCACAGACCGAGGCTCCGAACCGCcgcgtaccaagcagcacctccaagaaaGGATGCGATGCCGACGATGCTGCTGCCCGGACGAGTCCTCGGGTTTCCCCGTGCACGTGGAGGGAGGTGGGGGGTGGATACCATCGACACCCTCTaggaaggaatggtggcacccgcaggTGTCACCGCGTCGGGGCTGAAGCCGGCAGGGATTTCTCCCGCATTCCAACCCCAACCACCCAACCGGACGGAACCGACCCGCCAAACCGTCGCCCATCACCATGCGCCAACGCAGtagcgccgccgcccacgccgcctCACTACGAACACCACCACGAGGCCGAGAGGACCGGAGAGAAGCTCACCACGACGGGAGCAGCAACACCGACGCcgagcgggagggaaccacctccaccgccgtcgtgcgggaggcccgtgcctccggcaccgtcgcggtagccgtccggacgcGGCAGCGGGGCACCCCTGGCCCAGCCAGGCCCGAAGCGGGCCCGTTAAGCCCCGTCGGCTGCGATGCAATAGGCCGGTGTCGGCGCCGCCGACACCCAGCCACTCGTCGCGTCTCCCCCGCCTCCCAGAAGCCACGCCGGAGACCATCCCCGCCACCGGCCCGCCCAGGCCAAGATGGGGcccgaagggcccagatctgggccgagcggaCGACGCTAGATCctgccgccgcgccgcgccgctgcCAACGGCGTCGCCGCTGCCTAGCTGCTCGCCTGCATGCGCcacggagccccgccgccgcctagATGCACCCCCGGAGCAGCTCCGCCCGNNNNNNNNNNNNNNNNNNNNNNNNNNNNNNNNNNNNNNNNNNNNNNNNNNNNNNNNNNNNNNNNNNNNNNNNNNNNNNNNNNNNNNNNNNNNNNNNNNNNNNNNNNNNNNNNNNNNNNNNNNNNNNNNNNNNNNNNNNNNNNNNNNNNNNNNNNNNNNNNNNNNNNNNNNNNNNNNNNNNNNNNNNNNNNNNNNNNNNNNNNNNNNNNNNNNNNNNNNNNNNNNNNNNNNNNNNNNNNNNNNNNNNNNNNNNNNNNNNNNNNNNNNNNNNNNNNNNNNNNNNNNNNNNNNNNNNNNNNNNNNNNNNNNNNNNNNNNNNNNNNNNNNNNNNNNNNNNNNNNNNNNNNNNNNNNNNNNNNNNNNNNNNNNNNNNNNNNNNNNNNNNNNNNNNNNNNNNNNNNNNNNNNNNNNNNNNNNNNNNNNNNNNNNNNNNNNNNNNNNNNNGGGCCAGGAGGCCGCCGCCACCAGCAGCCCCGGGGCCAAGCCGGCCGCGGGcgccggcgacgacggcgagaaggaaggagggagggggGCCTAGAGGAAGGAGGCCGGTCGCCCgcgggggggtggggggtgggggtgacgTGGTcgcgagagagaggggggaggggtgGCCTCACTaaaggcatgtacaatggttgataagatagtcttatcttaagttttgcatgtaatttagagatgacaaagaaaaatgtctacaatgggttatctcttagccttatctttaataactagcaattcctaaaaatatggtgagacatattgggctaagagatcatctcttgtcttatcttaaataagagaagacaagcctcctcttatgagttctctctcctccacctcattatttatcctacgtggcacttcTAAGATAGCATCATTTTACATGCCCTAAGTTTACATATGGGCTCCACTGCTCAGTTTCAATGGCAATGGGCGATGTTTGTAATCTCAGGCTCACAGATGATGGTGTGTCGATGGTTAGGATAGTTATTGTGCCCCCTAGCCCGCCAGGTTTGACGCTTCGGTGtgttattagagcatctccaacaggcgcgctaaaCAGGCGCCGCGCCGCAAAATCCCCCGTTTTAGTGCGCGCGCAACCCGGCGGATGGCTCCAGTGGGCGCGCAATAACCGCACGCGCGTTATAAGCAGTTGGGCGCGCGCTAGGAAGCGGTACCTCGCGCGGTGTATTTGCGGCGCCCGCTTCCGCGCGCGGCACACACGACGCTCGCGTTGCGCTCTTCTTCTCCCCCTCCAAAGCCtcgcgcgcgccggcgccggcgacccgcacccatggacgcacgcgccggcaccccgctcaccccGTCCTATANNNNNNNNNNNNNNNNNNNNNNNNNNNNNNNNNNNNNNNNNNNNNNNNNNNNNNNNNNNNNNNNNNNNNNNNNNNNNNNNNNNNNNNNNNNNNNNNNNNNNNNNNNNNNNNNNNNNNNNNNNNNNNNNNNNNNNNNNNNNNNNNNNNNNNNNNNNNNNNNNNNNNNNNNNNNNNNNNNNNNNNNNNNNNNNNNNNNNNNNNNNNNNNNNNNNNNNNNNNNNNNNNNNNNNNNNNNNNNNNNNNNNNNNNNNNNNNNNNNNNNNNNNNNNNNNNNNNNNNNNNNNNNNNNNNNNNNNNNNNNNNNNNNNNNNNNNNNNNNNNNNNNNNNNNNNNNNNNNNNNNNNNNNNNNNNNNNNNNNNNNNNNNNNNNNNNNNNNNNNNNNNNNNNNNNNNNNNNNNNNCCGGAGCTCCTCCGACGAGCGGCCTCGCGCGCGGCCTCTtcatgccgccgcggatgacctctgcggcgggtggcgtcgcgccggcgccggcccgagccgccgcccctcctcctcaaagctccccaatgcggcgcggccaaagaagggcaagacatcgacgaagaaaaacaaggcggcggacggctccggcacctCCAAGGCAAAGAGGAAGAAGCTTGCGGGGCGTGTGACGGGCGCGGCGGCTGCCGAAGCGCCGGcaagctcactcgttgagccggcggCCGGCGCACACaacatgttcgacgaaatgcctCCAAGGTAAAAAAAAATTCTaacttttcatttttttattttttgaatgcattcgtcacatatagatagcttatttgcattgtgcAAAAAAATTTGTAGTCTcaatgatgatgcatacatgtcaacgatgggtgttggctccaacaattcgcattggtctcaaaccaatgacatgcattttgaagaccatgagttcgaggtggacgaggagggtgagggcattgtcgacgcaccaaaaggaagagcgggcaattacaccaacgccgatgacatcttactatgcaatacttggttgcaagtgtcgagggatccatctgTTGGAGGTGATgaaagtagagatgcttattggaACCGGATGAAGGAACACTTTGATGCTCGCAACGTGAGTAGAATTGACCGCTCCAACCGATCACTTAGGTCCcgatggtcgacaatcaactcggattgtcaaagGTCGGCGGCCTGTCAAaaggcggttgacaagttgaacccaagtggcacaaatgaggatgataGAGTAAGTGCCATTTCATCTTACATGTTGGTGCTAAACTtgctttgttttgcttgttgttggtgctaacttgctttgttttcatgtagtacaacattgcgcaaaacttgttcaaagaagaggagaggaaaaccaagaaggggaagatcaagaaaggaagagtaTTTACTTTGCCTCATTGCTATGATgtgttgaaggatgatgagaaatggaagaagcgtgaatatttggatgatttgcatttgagcGACAAACGGAAGCGAACAATTaagttggatgatgatgatgatgaggatgatgcatcaagtgatgacggcaagagaagccccacacccaactcggtttcatactcgaagccaaagcggtcggatgggtgcaagaaagacaaaaccgaaaagaaagaggaaaggagatgatgagctcaaaaatgttATGGAAactattgtgaaggcaagaaaagaagccaacgagGCGAGGAAAATGGCAAGGACCCAAGATGCCACGGCCGAGGAGAGaaggttggcggccgaggagaggagggtggcggccgaggagaggaaggtggctttggaggagaggaaggtgagcaatgaggagcgaactagattgttggaatgggagaagcacttgttcttcttggacacaactaacctcaatgcggcgcaaaaggagtatgtcaatcttgcccaacaagaagtcttgatccaaaaaagagccatggttcgtgcaatgggtggcggtggcctcggcgccatgggtggcggtggcctcggcgccatgggtgcCATGGGTGGTTTTCGGAGGTACCGTGGGCAGTTTAGGTGCAATGGGAGGCATGGCTGGCTTTGGAGCACCCCCCGACGCTATGGCCACGACGGGAgacatgagttttgcttctcttaTGGGAGACATGGGTGCACCTCCGCCCGCCATGGGCGGAATGTCTTTCGATGAGCCTCCTcgcacacattcccatgaagatgccgttgaagatcttgccaacatcgtcggagcttcacgtgatgcggagcgcgatgaggagagggaggaagattcatcttcggaggcggaaaaatcgtcttccgaagatgaggacgaggacgaggacgaggacgaggaatgATGTGTCTTTCCTTTGTGTATTGAACTTgatttgcattttgaacttggCTGGATGAACTTGTGGGTATAATTTTAAACTTGTGAGCATGAacttcatcaacttgtttgtgtgaaatttTTATTGTgttgaaaatgttcatcattttgtgTTGAAAAATGCCatatgcaatgcaccggcgagtcgcgcgcgctgcattttggcgcgctgctggagcgacgcgcgcgctgcattttagcgcggccgcGCCAAACCAGCCGATGCGCGCGCAGTATATCTGTTTTTTTGCGCGTGGCGCgaccggcgcctgttggagatgctcttaatgtGGATTATACATTCAGTAGAGATGATGTTCTCGTCAACAACGAGGCGCTTGTGACTTTGAAACTGCCATACAGACGATACCTGTGCCCGAACTTTGCACGACGTTGCGACTTTGTCAGCCTTGAATTAGTAGGTGATGCGTGAGTATGGTGTGAGTGACCGAGTGTTTTGCGTCCATGTTGTGCCTTGGTGTTTTCTCAAAAAGATGATGGTGTACTTCTTCGGGTCTTTTGTCATTTCAATTGTTCCAAGCAATAGAGCAAATTACACTTTATATCCCCTAGTTGTAACAATGTGACAACTTTTAGTACTATGTATGCTATGCTCACGCCGGAGCGTCGAAGGCAGATCGCGGAGGAGATGCACGCCTCGCCTCGCTGCCGGGCTGCCTCCGGACTCGCCggagccgaaggaggaggaggaggaggagggagagcagCTGCCGGAGCCGATGGAGGTGGCGGATCCAGAAGAGGACGAGGCGGAACAGCCTGCCCTGCGGTTCAACatagaggaggcggaggcggagtttGCCATCACCGAAGCGGCGGAGATGGCAGAGCAGCAGGCCATTTTGGAGTCCATTCAGTATGAGGGCCTATGTGGAAGCCAACCGGGAGTTCTTCTGGCAAGAGCGGGCGGGGACCGACGCGCTCTTCGTCGAACTCGACGCAGAGATAAAGGAGGAGGCCCCAGAGCTGTAGCTGCCGCACATGTACCCGGAGCCGGGTACGGAGATAGTCGACATCTCCAACAAGGAGTAGCTAGGTGATCTACgtagtatgttttttttttgctAACTATCTACGTAGTATGTAGGTTTGTTTTCTTTGCATGCTTTTGTATGGATTTAAGAATTTTGTATGATATGTTCGGATGCAGTTGTGGTAATTGTCCGCCGGTGTTTGAGAGGTCATATTTATCATatgcggttgtagatgctctaaaaaGGTTTTTTTTTTAAGTTCTCTATTTTNNNNNNNNNNNNNNNNNNNNNNNNNNNNNNNNNNNNNNNNNNNNNNNNNNNNNNNNNNNNNNNNNNNNNNNNNNNNNNNNNNNNNNNNNNNNNNNNNNNNNNNNNNNNNNNNNNNNNNNNNNNNNNNNNNNNNNNNNNNNNNNNNNNNNNNNNNNNNNNNNNNNNNNNNNNNNNNNNNNNNNNNNNNNNNNNNNNNNNNNNNNNNNNNNNNNNNNNNNNNNNNNNNNNNNNNNNNNNNNNNNNNNNNNNNNNNNNNNNNNNNNNNNNNNNNNNNNNNNNNNNNNAGTGAATCTAGACGCGATACCCAATTCCGCAAAAGCATCAACGATCCGTTCCACTGACCACAATACCCCACCCGTCAGCCCTCCCCCAACCCGGTGCCACTTCGCTATCAAACCCACTCCCTCCCGCTTCCCCACTCCGTCcaaccatggccgccgccgccgccgccgccacccctaccgcccgcctcttcctcctccactCCAACCCGCCCTCCTCCCTCCCGTGCCCGAACCCCAGCCCCAGCTCCGCCCAGGCGCCCCGCCTCGCCCACCCGCGCCTCGCGCTCTCCCACCGCATGGCGGCGGCACCAGCGGCGATCGCCGGGCCCTCCGGCGACTCCGAGCGCGACCTGAGCGCGTCCGCGGTATCGGTAGAGGCATTTGGGGCCGTCGAATCCTCGGGCGATGGTGGGTTTGAGCGGGTTTAGCTtgaatttgtactccctccgttcctaaatatttgtctttttagagatttcaacgagtgaataCATGGAGCAAAACGAGtgagtctacactctaaaatatgtctatatacatcagtatatggtagtccatttgaaatctctaaaaagacatatttaggaacggagggagtgggGCTTTGTGCTTGTTCTGGTGGAATTAGTGTGTGATGTTTGTCTTCTTGGTGTAGGTTTGGGGAGGAAGGAGCCGAGCGTGGCGACGATACTGACCAGCTTTGAGAATTCGTTCGACAATTATGGGGCTCTCAGCACGCCGCTGTACCAGACGGCCACCTTCAAGCAGGTAACTAGGGTTGCCAACAGACGGTGGCATCTGGCAACTGTGTAGAAGTAAATTCCACCAATGCATTCTCAATGTGCTTTATTGCTGTTTGAGAGCAcattgttactccctccgttccgaattacttgtcttagatttgtctagatacggaggtatctagcactaaaatgagtctagatacatccgtatctagacaaatccaagagaagtaattcggaacggatacatccgtatctagacaaatccaagacaagtaattcggaacggagggagtactagttatgaTGACGATATTTCATAGTAgtaggcggcggcggtggtgccaAGCCTAATCGGTTGGCAGTTTAGGGGTTTAGTTCCTTTCTATCGTTTGGAATTGAGTTCTCAAGCATGTCTGGAACCTTTTGGTTGGTTGCAATAGTTTGATTGTTAATCATTTTGTAAGACAAATCTCAATCGCCTGGAAGTCTGAAGAATTCTAGTAGACTAGACTAGAGGAGACATTGTGCTTAAATGTTACCCACCATGTATACCGGTTGCTAAAATTTTAGTTGGCAAACCGAATTACCTAGTTGTAGTAATTCATCGTATCTTATCTTGATTTTGTTATTACATCTTTTTCTTGTTTGTCCCTCAACAATACTACGGTCTAATTACTGAATGAACTTGACACATTTTCCTTATCATCATATTTTTATTTATATAGGAATTGTAGTATGAAAATATCACTACTGTTAAATTGTCTTGGAACAGTTGTTATTCGGTTTGACTGAAGAACTATAGTGTATACCTAGTTTAGTCTGGCCCATAGTTTGCACCCTTGTTCCTAGTAGCTTACCCCTAAATGTTACTTTCCAGCCTTCAGCAACAGTTAATGGACCTTATGATTATACTAGGAGTGGCAACCCTACTCGTGATGTTCTCCAGAGGTCACTCTCAGTCTACTGCTTATTTTTATTTACTGTATGCAGTGTAAATATGTGCATTGTTCAGTGGTATTGATAAATTTTATCACACATTCAGCCTTATGGCTAAGCTCGAGAAGGCAGACCAAGCATTCTGCTTCACTAGTGGGATGGCATCACTGGCTGCAGTAACACACCTCCTTCAGGCTGGTAAGTAGCTGACATTTACTTTCTTACGATCGTGTTTCAGATTATCATTGTATGCACTTAATGAATTCATTGGCCAAACGCACAATTCTTAGGACAAGAAATAGTTGCTGGAGAGGACATATATGGTGGCTCTGATCGTCTGCTCTCACAAGTTGTCCCAAGAAATGGAATTGTAGTAAAGTTAGTTCTTCCTTTCTTTAGTGGAACCATTCTCTTGCTGTTTTTTTCTCGCCCACTTACAAGTATCATATGCATTGTGACATGATAGACGGGTCGATACAACTAAAATTAACGACGTGACTGCTGCAATCGGACCCTTGACTagactagtttggcttgaaagtccCACCAATCCTCGTCAACAAATTACTGATATAAAGGTAATAGTGTTGATGTATGCATTTCAATTATCATGAAGAATGCATATAAAGATTTGATTAATCCAGATACACACTCTTAGATAACATTCTTACCCTCTCCAGTGTTTTTTGTACTTCACAGAAAATCTCAGAGATAGCTCATTCTCATGGTGCTCTTGTTTTGGTGGACAACAGTATCATGTCTCCAGTGCTATCCCGGTCTATAGAACTTGGAGCAGGTATAGAATCATTTAAGCACTTAACTGAAAACAACATCATATCATCTCATGCATATTATTTTAGTCTAATTCACGACAATCTATTGTCGTATGTGTAGATATTGTGATGCACTCAGCTACCAAATTTATAGCTGGACACAGTGATCTTATGGCTGGAATTCTTGCTGTAAAGGGTGAAAGGTCTGTTCTATGGGTCATCTTTGTCATCACTAATAACCACGCTGCCTCTTTTGAATGATAAATATTTTTCATCCTTGAATGTTTGTATAATATAATCATAGTTACGTGTCTGTGTCTCCTGGTAAACTCTACTTCTTGCTACCATTTTGTTTTCAAATAAACTCTGTATTACCTGTTCCCTGTTAATTACTGTGTGACATGAATGCTTCTGAGCTGCTGGCTTAAACACTAACAGGCTGTTTCTCTGTTTCTTACTGAATATGGCTACTAAATGCTCCTTCAAATTTATAGAGTTAATTGAAATAGCTATGATCTCTCAAATTAATACGTGTTCCAACTGCTAACAGCTTGGCTAAGGAGATTGCATTTCTACAAAACGCTGAAGGTTCTGGTTTGGCACCTTTTGATTGTTGGCTTTGCTTGAGAGGGATCAAAACCATGGCCTTACGGGTGGAAAAGCAACAGGTGGAACTTTGTTGTGATAAAATAACTTGTTTGCTGAACTACATATTGGTTTTTGAAATTTTTTGAGGGCTTCATAAAATGCTGCTAGCAACTTCGTATAGTTCTGATTCATTTCATTTGTTATGGACATTTTCTTAGGACGCTGATGTTGACTTTATTATTGGTAGGATAATGCCCAGAAGATTGCTGAATTCTTAGCTTCTCATCCAAGGGTCAAGCAAGTGAATTATGCTGGACTTCCTGATCATCCTGGCCGATCTTTACACTACTCTCAGGTGCTTACCGGTTTTCATGTTGGCTGCATTAAGCAGCTTTAGTGATTCTCCAGCCTTCAGGTCTTCCAGAACACTTTCTAATATGTTGTTCTTGCATTTGCTTCTTGTGCAGGCAAAGGGAGCGGGCTCTGTCCTCAGTTTCCAAACTGGTTCAttgtctctctcaaagcatgttgtTGAGACGACCAAATACTTCAACGTAACAGTTAGCTTCGGTAAGCATTCTTTTGTACCTGCACGCCTCCACCCTCCTTCCAGGAATCACCTTACTACTGTATCCATTTTATCACCCAACATACTCCATTTAGAAAACCTCTACAAAGCTGATCCATTATCATACTAGTTTCTTCGAGGATTAGTTTCAGAGCCTTGTGCAGTTTTGCTCATTCTTGCTCACTGAATCTACATGCCGATGCAGGAAGTGTGAAGTCACTCATAAGCTTGCCCTGCTTCATGTCGCACGCGAGCATCCCTTCCTCGGTGCGAGAGGAACGTGGGTTGACTGATGATCTAGTACGGATATCGGTGGGCATTGAGGACGTGGATGACCTCATAGCTGATCTTGATTACGCGCTCAGGTCTGGTCCAGCATAGATCATACAAAATCTGGACTACGGCGCTTCGGGTTCTAGTTAATCAAGTTGTAGATGTGATATGCATTGGTGATTCATTTGTTAAGCTGCAACAGTAATAATAAACTTCTGCATGAGTATTTTCTGAAATGACAAGCCCGCGACTGTATGTGTTGTTCGTCACAGGCTTCAACAGAAAAACCCTGAGGCCAACTGACAAGTAACAACATGCATAAACTTCACAACATCAAAACTTGGTTCTGCCCATGTTCATTTTTCTTGGCTGCCATTGTGACGGCTTTGTAGCTCAAGTAGGAAGGACTGACATGACTGTTGGTTGATGGGGAGCAAAGGAGTGTGTAGTTGGTTCGTCGGATTGACCCGCGTAGGCGCTTGTGTATTTTGTATATGGTGTTTTTCGTCTGTGCAGGTGAGTGTGTATACATCTGGAGACTGGATTGTTCATGGTCATTGGTGTGCCGATGAAGAATAATGTGACCATCCTTTTGTAGTGTATCAAAGAACTGTGATGTTCTTGTGCAACATGTTTTGCCTCGTGTTCTCTGTGAACTGACTTGACTGACTTTTCTTGATCTGAATGAAATCGCGTACGAATATGATTTTCAGTTGGCCGCAGTTGATTTCTCTTACCAAATCCTTTTCCTTTTGTATAAGATTGGATTGTTTTCGTTTTTGTGAGTATTAGCTTGCAACCTCTCTAGACCGTCCTATTTGTGCGAGCAATTTATTTCACAACAATGCTAGTGCCTTTTGTGTCTTTGGCTCTTTGCAACATGCAACTGTACTTTCCTAAAGATAATTTGATACATTATACTAAAAAATACATCATCATTGTCCAACAGAAATCTCCACTTAACAACAGAAAGCTTGACTTAACAAAATAGATTTTACAACTAAAATAC
This portion of the Triticum dicoccoides isolate Atlit2015 ecotype Zavitan chromosome 7A, WEW_v2.0, whole genome shotgun sequence genome encodes:
- the LOC119330481 gene encoding GDP-fucose transporter 1-like; amino-acid sequence: MAKPAYATSSLVLGYALCSSLLAIINKYAITKFSYPGLLTALQYLTSVVGVWSLGKLGFLYHEPFNFQTAKKYAPAALVFYLAIFTNTHLLKHANVDTFIVFRSLTPLLVAVADTTFRKQPCPSKLTFLSLVIILGGAVGYVMTDSGFTLTAYSWAVAYLITITTEMVYIKHMVTNLGLSTWGFVIYNNLLSLLMAPVFGVLTGEHLSIFRAIESRGQGWFELDAFVAVSLSCVFGVLISFFGFAARKAVSATAFTVTGVVNKFLTVAINVMIWDKHANAFGLVCLLFTLAGGILYQQSVKSKGSAPAHREAVANKGRGDDDEAEFDPEKQSLVSSPKDSDA
- the LOC119330883 gene encoding cystathionine beta-lyase, chloroplastic-like; the protein is MAAAAAAATPTARLFLLHSNPPSSLPCPNPSPSSAQAPRLAHPRLALSHRMAAAPAAIAGPSGDSERDLSASAVSVEAFGAVESSGDGLGRKEPSVATILTSFENSFDNYGALSTPLYQTATFKQPSATVNGPYDYTRSGNPTRDVLQSLMAKLEKADQAFCFTSGMASLAAVTHLLQAGQEIVAGEDIYGGSDRLLSQVVPRNGIVVKRVDTTKINDVTAAIGPLTRLVWLESPTNPRQQITDIKKISEIAHSHGALVLVDNSIMSPVLSRSIELGADIVMHSATKFIAGHSDLMAGILAVKGESLAKEIAFLQNAEGSGLAPFDCWLCLRGIKTMALRVEKQQDNAQKIAEFLASHPRVKQVNYAGLPDHPGRSLHYSQAKGAGSVLSFQTGSLSLSKHVVETTKYFNVTVSFGSVKSLISLPCFMSHASIPSSVREERGLTDDLVRISVGIEDVDDLIADLDYALRSGPA